From one Stigmatopora nigra isolate UIUO_SnigA chromosome 8, RoL_Snig_1.1, whole genome shotgun sequence genomic stretch:
- the LOC144200578 gene encoding uncharacterized protein LOC144200578: MEKVTLVQSYLHKRSSSLRRLLKVQAEYESRVKELREGVEENWGRLEELHTAVTLTNQGVEDRVDLASAHQDVETSFAVLNHHREQLEGCQDLLKDSTQLLQELLWSHGHAGNTLKNCTSESVWPEMLLQSNLEQLDEVRESFISLEQQTTTFQAHLKGLAVGKEAIRAPSPEPKIPPEHQDSDDDSDARKSLCERSAQRLSSTMGRLRKSGKKTKLIGH; encoded by the exons atggaaaaagtcACCCTGGTTCAAAGTTATCTGCATAAAAG gAGTAGTTCGCTTAGGAGGCTTCTCAAGGTTCAAGCTGAATATGAGTCCAGGGTTAAGGAACTGCGGGAGGGTGTGGAGGAGAACTGGGGCCGACTTGAGGAGCTTCATACCGCCGTCACGCTCACAAATCAAGGCGTTGAAGACCGAGTGGACTTGGCCTCGGCTCATCAGGATGTGGAG ACTTCATTTGCAGTTCTGAACCACCATCGAGAACAACTGGAGGGTTGCCAGGATCTTCTAAAAGACAGCACACAGCTCCTCCAG GAGTTGTTATGGAGTCACGGCCATGCAGGAAACACCCTCAAAAACTGCACCAGTGAATCCGTGTGGCCCGAAATGCTTCTCCAGTCCAACTTggagcag TTGGACGAGGTGCGAGAGAGCTTCATATCCCTGGAGCAGCAGACCACCACCTTCCAAGCCCACCTAAAGGGCCTGGCCGTGGGGAAAGAGGCCATCAGGGCCCCCTCCCCGGAGCCCAAAATCCCCCCCGAGCACCAGGATTCCGACGATGACTCGGATGCTCGCAAGTCTTTGTGTGAAAGGTCGGCGCAGCGTTTGTCCTCCACGATGGGACGTTTACGTAAATCTGGAAAAAAGACTAAATTGATTGGGCATTAG